The Verrucomicrobiota bacterium genomic sequence ACTCATCGACACAATCAACAACTACATTGAGCAACACAACGCAGCCCCCAAACCCTTCGTCTGGACCGCCAGCGCGAAGGACATTCTGGAAAAAGTAAAGCGTGCTCGAGCAAAGCTTGATATGTTACAGACTGCTTGACGCACTACACTAGGAAATCCAAAGAGCACAGGAAACAGGGGGCATTTTTAGCTTCGGTTCCAAAGAAGTCAGGGCTGTTGAGAGACCTTCAGCAGTAAAACGCTCAGAATCCGCTACCTGAATCCAGTCTCGGGCCAAATTCAAACCTTGAACATCGATCAAGCAGACGTAGCTCACCGGGTTTACCGCGAAGAAAAGCTGCC encodes the following:
- a CDS encoding IS630 family transposase; translation: LIDTINNYIEQHNAAPKPFVWTASAKDILEKVKRARAKLDMLQTA